One Helianthus annuus cultivar XRQ/B chromosome 7, HanXRQr2.0-SUNRISE, whole genome shotgun sequence genomic region harbors:
- the LOC110868214 gene encoding receptor-like cytosolic serine/threonine-protein kinase RBK2 isoform X4: protein MASEEKKEGVIFAVENNRILFSDSSVPISAQENLIGEGGYSEVYKGHLQDGEMIAVKRLIRGTPEEMTSDFLSELGILVHVNHPNISNVIGYGVDGGMHLVLPLSQHGSLASCLSDQNKKLDWGTRYNIALGTASGLCYLHEGCQRRIIHRDIKAPNILLSHDFQPRISDFGLAKWLPDQWTNLTVSQFEGTFGYLAPEVFMNGLVDEKTDVYAYGVLLLEIITGHPALDESQQSLVMRARPFIIEKSFEKLVDPHLDGACDLEQLNDLVWIASQCINQDPTERPKMSTIYRMLSGDEGIPDCGKKFIKKAAFKKRKSDEELTELEF from the exons ATGGCTAGTGAAGAGAAGAAGGAAGGGGTTATATTTGCAGTAGAAAATAACAGAATTCTTTTCTCTGATTCCTCAGTTCCAATTTCTGCTCAAG AAAACTTAATTGGAGAGGGAGGTTATTCTGAGGTGTACAAGGGTCATTTACAAGATGGGGAAATGATAGCAGTAAAAAGACTAATCAGAGGTACACCTGAAGAGATGACATCCGATTTCTTATCTGAACTTGGAATCCTTGTTCACGTGAACCACCCGAACATTTCTAATGTCATTGGCTACGGAGTTGACGGTGGCATGCACCTTGTTCTTCCTTTATCCCAGCATGGGAGCTTAGCTTCTTGTCTTTCTG ATCAGAACAAGAAACTTGATTGGGGAACAAGATACAACATTGCGTTGGGCACTGCATCGGGCCTTTGTTATCTTCACGAGGGCTGTCAGCGCAGAATCATTCATAGAGATATAAAAGCACCTAATATTTTGCTTTCACATGATTTTCAACCTCGG ATTTCTGATTTTGGGCTGGCGAAGTGGCTTCCAGATCAATGGACGAACCTCACTGTATCACAGTTTGAAGGGACTTTCGG CTACCTTGCTCCGGAAGTTTTCATGAATGGCTTAgttgatgagaaaactgatgtgTATGCCTATGGAGTCTTGCTGTTAGAAATCATCACCGGGCATCCTGCGTTGGATGAGTCGCAGCAGAGTCTGGTTATGCGG GCTAGACCTTTTATCATTGAGAAAAGCTTTGAAAAACTTGTGGATCCGCATCTTGATGGCGCATGTGACCTGGAGCAGCTGAATGATTTGGTATGGATTGCTTCTCAATGCATCAATCAGGACCCAACTGAACGTCCGAAAATGAGCACG ATTTACAGGATGTTAAGTGGTGATGAAGGTATTCCTGATTGTGGGAAAAAGTTTATAAAGAAGGCCGCCTTCAAAAAAAGGAAGTCTGATGAAGAGCTAACCGAATTGGAGTTTTAG
- the LOC110868214 gene encoding receptor-like cytosolic serine/threonine-protein kinase RBK2 isoform X3 — MASEEKKEGVIFAVENNRILFSDSSVPISAQDKDDDESDDSPLRNDEDTKSKSEPASHMGSDSADSSSSRHGFSDLVAQKTHSKQICGYLWKLSKVPSTSLHTFNSSLSSLPSIKKLTGKKSQKLMQSIPESPSQLDAELYCFEASWTNFSLAQLKEATNNFSRDQNKKLDWGTRYNIALGTASGLCYLHEGCQRRIIHRDIKAPNILLSHDFQPRISDFGLAKWLPDQWTNLTVSQFEGTFGYLAPEVFMNGLVDEKTDVYAYGVLLLEIITGHPALDESQQSLVMRARPFIIEKSFEKLVDPHLDGACDLEQLNDLVWIASQCINQDPTERPKMSTIYRMLSGDEGIPDCGKKFIKKAAFKKRKSDEELTELEF, encoded by the exons ATGGCTAGTGAAGAGAAGAAGGAAGGGGTTATATTTGCAGTAGAAAATAACAGAATTCTTTTCTCTGATTCCTCAGTTCCAATTTCTGCTCAAG ATAAGGACGATGACGAATCCGATGATTCACCACTAAGGAATGATGAGGATACTAAAAGCAAATCCGAACCAGCATCACATATGGGCTCTGATTCTGCAGATTCATCATCTAGCAGACATGGTTTTTCAGATTTAGTAGCTCAAAAAACTCATTCAAAGCAAATATGCGGGTACTTATGGAAGTTATCGAAGGTACCCTCGACAAGCTTGCATACGTTTAATTCTAGCCTTTCTAGCCTCCCGTCGATTAAGAAGCTGACTGGGAAAAAAAGCCAGAAACTCATGCAGAGTATTCCGGAATCACCTTCCCAATTAGACGCAGAATTGTATTGTTTTGAGGCTTCGTGGACAAATTTTTCACTCGCACAACTCAAAGAGGCAACAAACAACTTTAGTCGTG ATCAGAACAAGAAACTTGATTGGGGAACAAGATACAACATTGCGTTGGGCACTGCATCGGGCCTTTGTTATCTTCACGAGGGCTGTCAGCGCAGAATCATTCATAGAGATATAAAAGCACCTAATATTTTGCTTTCACATGATTTTCAACCTCGG ATTTCTGATTTTGGGCTGGCGAAGTGGCTTCCAGATCAATGGACGAACCTCACTGTATCACAGTTTGAAGGGACTTTCGG CTACCTTGCTCCGGAAGTTTTCATGAATGGCTTAgttgatgagaaaactgatgtgTATGCCTATGGAGTCTTGCTGTTAGAAATCATCACCGGGCATCCTGCGTTGGATGAGTCGCAGCAGAGTCTGGTTATGCGG GCTAGACCTTTTATCATTGAGAAAAGCTTTGAAAAACTTGTGGATCCGCATCTTGATGGCGCATGTGACCTGGAGCAGCTGAATGATTTGGTATGGATTGCTTCTCAATGCATCAATCAGGACCCAACTGAACGTCCGAAAATGAGCACG ATTTACAGGATGTTAAGTGGTGATGAAGGTATTCCTGATTGTGGGAAAAAGTTTATAAAGAAGGCCGCCTTCAAAAAAAGGAAGTCTGATGAAGAGCTAACCGAATTGGAGTTTTAG
- the LOC110868214 gene encoding receptor-like cytosolic serine/threonine-protein kinase RBK2 isoform X1, whose product MASEEKKEGVIFAVENNRILFSDSSVPISAQDKDDDESDDSPLRNDEDTKSKSEPASHMGSDSADSSSSRHGFSDLVAQKTHSKQICGYLWKLSKVPSTSLHTFNSSLSSLPSIKKLTGKKSQKLMQSIPESPSQLDAELYCFEASWTNFSLAQLKEATNNFSRENLIGEGGYSEVYKGHLQDGEMIAVKRLIRGTPEEMTSDFLSELGILVHVNHPNISNVIGYGVDGGMHLVLPLSQHGSLASCLSDQNKKLDWGTRYNIALGTASGLCYLHEGCQRRIIHRDIKAPNILLSHDFQPRISDFGLAKWLPDQWTNLTVSQFEGTFGYLAPEVFMNGLVDEKTDVYAYGVLLLEIITGHPALDESQQSLVMRARPFIIEKSFEKLVDPHLDGACDLEQLNDLVWIASQCINQDPTERPKMSTIYRMLSGDEGIPDCGKKFIKKAAFKKRKSDEELTELEF is encoded by the exons ATGGCTAGTGAAGAGAAGAAGGAAGGGGTTATATTTGCAGTAGAAAATAACAGAATTCTTTTCTCTGATTCCTCAGTTCCAATTTCTGCTCAAG ATAAGGACGATGACGAATCCGATGATTCACCACTAAGGAATGATGAGGATACTAAAAGCAAATCCGAACCAGCATCACATATGGGCTCTGATTCTGCAGATTCATCATCTAGCAGACATGGTTTTTCAGATTTAGTAGCTCAAAAAACTCATTCAAAGCAAATATGCGGGTACTTATGGAAGTTATCGAAGGTACCCTCGACAAGCTTGCATACGTTTAATTCTAGCCTTTCTAGCCTCCCGTCGATTAAGAAGCTGACTGGGAAAAAAAGCCAGAAACTCATGCAGAGTATTCCGGAATCACCTTCCCAATTAGACGCAGAATTGTATTGTTTTGAGGCTTCGTGGACAAATTTTTCACTCGCACAACTCAAAGAGGCAACAAACAACTTTAGTCGTG AAAACTTAATTGGAGAGGGAGGTTATTCTGAGGTGTACAAGGGTCATTTACAAGATGGGGAAATGATAGCAGTAAAAAGACTAATCAGAGGTACACCTGAAGAGATGACATCCGATTTCTTATCTGAACTTGGAATCCTTGTTCACGTGAACCACCCGAACATTTCTAATGTCATTGGCTACGGAGTTGACGGTGGCATGCACCTTGTTCTTCCTTTATCCCAGCATGGGAGCTTAGCTTCTTGTCTTTCTG ATCAGAACAAGAAACTTGATTGGGGAACAAGATACAACATTGCGTTGGGCACTGCATCGGGCCTTTGTTATCTTCACGAGGGCTGTCAGCGCAGAATCATTCATAGAGATATAAAAGCACCTAATATTTTGCTTTCACATGATTTTCAACCTCGG ATTTCTGATTTTGGGCTGGCGAAGTGGCTTCCAGATCAATGGACGAACCTCACTGTATCACAGTTTGAAGGGACTTTCGG CTACCTTGCTCCGGAAGTTTTCATGAATGGCTTAgttgatgagaaaactgatgtgTATGCCTATGGAGTCTTGCTGTTAGAAATCATCACCGGGCATCCTGCGTTGGATGAGTCGCAGCAGAGTCTGGTTATGCGG GCTAGACCTTTTATCATTGAGAAAAGCTTTGAAAAACTTGTGGATCCGCATCTTGATGGCGCATGTGACCTGGAGCAGCTGAATGATTTGGTATGGATTGCTTCTCAATGCATCAATCAGGACCCAACTGAACGTCCGAAAATGAGCACG ATTTACAGGATGTTAAGTGGTGATGAAGGTATTCCTGATTGTGGGAAAAAGTTTATAAAGAAGGCCGCCTTCAAAAAAAGGAAGTCTGATGAAGAGCTAACCGAATTGGAGTTTTAG
- the LOC110868214 gene encoding receptor-like cytosolic serine/threonine-protein kinase RBK2 isoform X2 has translation MGSDSADSSSSRHGFSDLVAQKTHSKQICGYLWKLSKVPSTSLHTFNSSLSSLPSIKKLTGKKSQKLMQSIPESPSQLDAELYCFEASWTNFSLAQLKEATNNFSRENLIGEGGYSEVYKGHLQDGEMIAVKRLIRGTPEEMTSDFLSELGILVHVNHPNISNVIGYGVDGGMHLVLPLSQHGSLASCLSDQNKKLDWGTRYNIALGTASGLCYLHEGCQRRIIHRDIKAPNILLSHDFQPRISDFGLAKWLPDQWTNLTVSQFEGTFGYLAPEVFMNGLVDEKTDVYAYGVLLLEIITGHPALDESQQSLVMRARPFIIEKSFEKLVDPHLDGACDLEQLNDLVWIASQCINQDPTERPKMSTIYRMLSGDEGIPDCGKKFIKKAAFKKRKSDEELTELEF, from the exons ATGGGCTCTGATTCTGCAGATTCATCATCTAGCAGACATGGTTTTTCAGATTTAGTAGCTCAAAAAACTCATTCAAAGCAAATATGCGGGTACTTATGGAAGTTATCGAAGGTACCCTCGACAAGCTTGCATACGTTTAATTCTAGCCTTTCTAGCCTCCCGTCGATTAAGAAGCTGACTGGGAAAAAAAGCCAGAAACTCATGCAGAGTATTCCGGAATCACCTTCCCAATTAGACGCAGAATTGTATTGTTTTGAGGCTTCGTGGACAAATTTTTCACTCGCACAACTCAAAGAGGCAACAAACAACTTTAGTCGTG AAAACTTAATTGGAGAGGGAGGTTATTCTGAGGTGTACAAGGGTCATTTACAAGATGGGGAAATGATAGCAGTAAAAAGACTAATCAGAGGTACACCTGAAGAGATGACATCCGATTTCTTATCTGAACTTGGAATCCTTGTTCACGTGAACCACCCGAACATTTCTAATGTCATTGGCTACGGAGTTGACGGTGGCATGCACCTTGTTCTTCCTTTATCCCAGCATGGGAGCTTAGCTTCTTGTCTTTCTG ATCAGAACAAGAAACTTGATTGGGGAACAAGATACAACATTGCGTTGGGCACTGCATCGGGCCTTTGTTATCTTCACGAGGGCTGTCAGCGCAGAATCATTCATAGAGATATAAAAGCACCTAATATTTTGCTTTCACATGATTTTCAACCTCGG ATTTCTGATTTTGGGCTGGCGAAGTGGCTTCCAGATCAATGGACGAACCTCACTGTATCACAGTTTGAAGGGACTTTCGG CTACCTTGCTCCGGAAGTTTTCATGAATGGCTTAgttgatgagaaaactgatgtgTATGCCTATGGAGTCTTGCTGTTAGAAATCATCACCGGGCATCCTGCGTTGGATGAGTCGCAGCAGAGTCTGGTTATGCGG GCTAGACCTTTTATCATTGAGAAAAGCTTTGAAAAACTTGTGGATCCGCATCTTGATGGCGCATGTGACCTGGAGCAGCTGAATGATTTGGTATGGATTGCTTCTCAATGCATCAATCAGGACCCAACTGAACGTCCGAAAATGAGCACG ATTTACAGGATGTTAAGTGGTGATGAAGGTATTCCTGATTGTGGGAAAAAGTTTATAAAGAAGGCCGCCTTCAAAAAAAGGAAGTCTGATGAAGAGCTAACCGAATTGGAGTTTTAG